The following are encoded in a window of Telmatobacter sp. DSM 110680 genomic DNA:
- a CDS encoding SprT-like domain-containing protein — MEGAPESVIRAIAHILLAKLYKKDIDPAHNVRFKRFTTSASVARQTELIRHARGSKRFSGPQGHFYNLEEVFDLLNMRFFGGLLGRPELTWSEGMAKRSLGHYDAAHNTIVVSRVFDRPSSPRYAIEYLLYHEMLHLKHPVKMRGLRRCVHSREFKADEALFPELRQALAFIKRL, encoded by the coding sequence ATGGAAGGCGCGCCCGAAAGCGTGATCCGAGCCATCGCGCATATCCTGCTCGCCAAGCTCTACAAAAAGGATATTGACCCAGCACATAATGTTCGCTTCAAACGTTTCACCACCAGTGCCTCGGTGGCACGCCAGACTGAACTGATCCGACACGCCCGCGGGAGCAAACGCTTTTCCGGTCCGCAGGGCCACTTTTACAACCTCGAGGAAGTCTTCGATTTGCTGAACATGCGCTTCTTCGGAGGTCTGCTCGGGCGTCCCGAGCTTACCTGGAGCGAAGGGATGGCCAAGCGTTCGCTGGGCCACTATGACGCCGCGCATAACACCATTGTCGTGAGCCGGGTCTTCGACCGCCCTTCAAGTCCGCGCTATGCCATCGAATATCTGCTCTATCATGAGATGCTCCATCTCAAGCATCCAGTGAAGATGCGGGGCTTGCGGCGCTGCGTTCACTCGCGCGAATTCAAAGCAGACGAGGCGCTCTTTCCTGAATTGCGTCAGGCGCTCGCGTTCATCAAGCGGCTCTGA
- a CDS encoding tetratricopeptide repeat protein, translating to MRRFALVFVLLCPSAVSIQSFPQEPSGVGPDSAQPTALPAEVADAEAAIVKSDWKTASTKLDTYLVTHPTDERALFDAGYVADHQNQLDTASDFYRRATAANPKSFEGHLALGLLLARQGKRDEAHMELAAATTLDPGDAGPQLKARAWRALARLDKPGPDGEGNAAEASKELLEALKLTPETTDDSLLAADLAEASGDHDAAEAAYRRVLADDPKSVAANSGLAHVLIGGKKFPEAEKLIRIALQQEPDNPALNAQLATVLAAQDNAEALPLLQKLHADHPTDAAITRMLAGVLAQAGDAAASDRLFLPLLAKSPDDIDLLVAHGQNLIRQQRFSEALAAFDKATKLDSANADAWSGIAFAASKLHQPELAVHALTVRSKYMPEVPATYFLWATSYDSLKDRTAAITYYHHFLDASAGKFPDQEWQARQRLQVLEKK from the coding sequence GTGCGTCGCTTTGCCCTCGTTTTCGTCCTGCTTTGCCCTTCTGCGGTCTCTATCCAATCTTTTCCTCAGGAACCTTCCGGGGTGGGACCGGACTCTGCACAGCCAACTGCCCTTCCGGCCGAAGTCGCTGACGCCGAAGCCGCTATTGTCAAGTCCGACTGGAAGACCGCGTCCACCAAGCTCGACACCTACCTCGTAACCCACCCCACTGATGAGCGCGCCTTGTTCGACGCCGGCTACGTCGCGGACCATCAGAATCAGCTCGATACCGCATCCGATTTCTACCGCCGCGCCACCGCGGCTAATCCCAAATCTTTCGAAGGGCATCTTGCGCTCGGTCTACTGCTTGCCCGCCAAGGTAAACGAGACGAAGCTCACATGGAGCTGGCCGCTGCCACCACCCTTGACCCGGGCGACGCTGGTCCGCAGTTGAAGGCTCGAGCGTGGCGTGCACTTGCCCGTCTCGATAAGCCGGGACCGGACGGTGAAGGCAACGCCGCTGAAGCTTCAAAGGAATTGCTGGAAGCGCTCAAACTCACTCCCGAAACCACGGACGATTCCCTGCTTGCTGCCGATCTGGCCGAGGCCTCCGGCGATCATGACGCAGCCGAAGCCGCCTACCGCCGCGTACTCGCCGATGATCCCAAATCGGTGGCCGCCAATTCCGGGCTGGCACACGTTCTGATTGGAGGCAAAAAGTTTCCTGAGGCTGAAAAACTGATCCGTATCGCTCTTCAGCAGGAACCAGACAATCCTGCCCTCAACGCACAACTCGCCACGGTACTCGCTGCGCAAGACAACGCTGAGGCGTTACCTCTTCTCCAAAAACTGCACGCTGACCACCCCACCGATGCCGCCATTACGCGGATGCTTGCCGGCGTGCTTGCCCAGGCGGGCGATGCTGCCGCTTCTGACAGGCTGTTCTTGCCGCTGCTGGCGAAGTCTCCAGACGACATCGATCTGCTGGTGGCCCATGGACAGAACCTGATTCGTCAACAGCGCTTCAGCGAGGCGTTGGCGGCGTTCGATAAGGCCACCAAACTCGACTCGGCGAATGCCGACGCATGGAGCGGAATCGCCTTTGCTGCTTCTAAGCTTCACCAGCCTGAGCTCGCCGTACACGCTCTGACGGTGCGTTCAAAATATATGCCGGAGGTGCCAGCAACCTACTTTCTATGGGCCACATCCTACGACTCATTGAAAGACCGGACGGCAGCCATCACGTATTATCACCACTTTCTGGATGCATCGGCCGGCAAGTTTCCGGATCAAGAGTGGCAGGCACGTCAGAGGCTGCAAGTGCTCGAAAAGAAGTAG
- a CDS encoding winged helix-turn-helix domain-containing protein → MSVERFQFGEFEFDTGTRALTHKGRLVKLQAQPAILLSVLLARDNQVVSREVLKQAIWGDDTYVDFEKGLNFCIAQIRSALRDNAARPLYIRTLPKQGYQFIAPVQNASVSSAALPGVNPAKTSTMRWIPLAGAAIGLAVLALGVVMYLSVASASNSPNLAIMRFDADSNSPQTQRLASNLTDDVVVQLASRSGGHYRVIGNAGILRAPREQRDLAAVASTLRCKYAVLGQVKADGNKILILAHLIRLSDLTHIEVVRIERRLDDPMTVESDAAARITSQFAAKMANHPEQAASFPSSGH, encoded by the coding sequence ATGAGCGTCGAGCGATTTCAATTTGGCGAGTTTGAGTTTGATACCGGAACCCGCGCTCTGACCCACAAGGGGCGGTTGGTAAAACTGCAGGCCCAGCCGGCGATCCTTCTCTCCGTCCTTCTGGCGCGAGACAACCAGGTCGTGTCGCGCGAAGTGCTCAAGCAGGCCATCTGGGGCGATGACACCTACGTCGATTTTGAGAAGGGGTTGAATTTTTGCATAGCCCAGATCCGATCGGCCTTGCGGGATAATGCCGCGCGCCCCCTGTATATACGGACGCTTCCCAAACAGGGATATCAATTCATTGCGCCTGTTCAAAATGCTTCAGTTTCATCGGCCGCATTGCCGGGAGTAAATCCGGCAAAGACTTCAACAATGCGCTGGATTCCGCTTGCGGGAGCCGCGATTGGACTAGCCGTCCTCGCTCTCGGAGTGGTCATGTATCTCTCCGTGGCGAGCGCGAGCAATTCTCCAAATCTTGCGATCATGCGATTCGACGCCGACTCGAACTCTCCGCAAACGCAGAGACTGGCCAGCAACCTGACGGATGATGTAGTGGTCCAACTTGCATCGCGGAGTGGGGGCCACTACCGGGTGATCGGAAATGCGGGCATTCTCCGCGCTCCTCGCGAGCAGCGCGATCTCGCAGCCGTTGCTTCGACTCTCCGCTGCAAGTACGCGGTGCTCGGCCAGGTGAAGGCTGACGGCAATAAGATTTTGATCCTCGCCCACCTGATTCGTCTTTCCGATCTCACGCACATTGAAGTCGTCCGTATCGAGCGAAGACTGGATGATCCGATGACCGTCGAATCCGATGCGGCTGCGCGAATCACTTCACAATTCGCCGCAAAGATGGCGAACCATCCCGAACAAGCCGCTTCATTTCCATCCTCAGGTCACTGA
- a CDS encoding family 1 glycosylhydrolase, which translates to MNRRRFLGTSLAAAGGAVLAGRGIARATAIPEGSLMQEALETPGAVPQAQIAAARFPEGFLWGTATAAFQVEGAWKEDGKGESIWDRFTHTPGKVKGGTTADVACDQYHLYAQDMALAKRLNQKSYRFSISWPRIQPTGTGAPNMKGIDHYSKFLDTMLEQGLRPFCTIYHWDLPQALEEKGGWPNRDLAGYYADYAGILAKHLGDRITIWAPFNMPWSVAYMGYGVGALAPCRANFDDFLKAAHTLALAQAQALRSIKAASSKATVGSAYGMCPAYPKTDSEADKAAAARYHAMNNVFFLEAAMKGSYPKAFVGEPPFDRMGVRPGDEKIMHAPLDWVGFHYYTRRIVSDASHAQTFSGGGFSGTEIEADPATGRDPYTRFRAEMPTEGPLTESGLEVWPRGMYDLVTQISREYDHPIIEITESGCGYLDAPYEKENGRVPDARRIEWFRQELAELSRAIADGARVRSFHAWSLIDNFEWGNGHTERYGLIYVDYRDQKRTIKDSGLWYGRVAATNRLV; encoded by the coding sequence ATGAATCGCCGTCGTTTCTTGGGCACTTCGCTGGCCGCTGCAGGTGGCGCGGTGCTGGCCGGTCGCGGAATTGCGCGAGCAACCGCCATCCCCGAGGGGTCGCTGATGCAGGAAGCGCTAGAAACACCTGGGGCTGTGCCTCAAGCTCAGATCGCGGCCGCGCGATTTCCCGAAGGGTTCCTCTGGGGCACAGCTACAGCCGCCTTCCAGGTTGAGGGTGCATGGAAAGAGGACGGCAAAGGCGAGTCGATCTGGGATCGATTCACGCATACTCCCGGCAAGGTGAAGGGCGGGACAACCGCAGACGTCGCGTGCGATCAATACCATCTTTATGCGCAGGACATGGCGCTGGCGAAGCGCCTCAATCAGAAGAGCTATCGCTTCTCTATCTCGTGGCCGCGGATCCAGCCCACAGGAACCGGCGCACCGAACATGAAGGGGATCGATCATTACAGCAAGTTCCTCGACACCATGCTCGAGCAAGGCCTCCGTCCGTTTTGCACCATCTATCACTGGGATCTGCCGCAGGCGTTGGAAGAGAAGGGAGGATGGCCCAATCGCGACCTTGCCGGGTATTATGCCGACTACGCCGGCATCCTCGCCAAGCATCTCGGAGATCGCATCACCATCTGGGCGCCCTTCAACATGCCCTGGTCGGTTGCTTACATGGGATATGGCGTAGGAGCTTTGGCGCCCTGCCGTGCCAACTTCGACGACTTCCTCAAAGCGGCGCACACTCTCGCGCTCGCACAAGCACAGGCGCTCCGCTCCATCAAGGCAGCCTCTTCAAAGGCCACCGTGGGGAGCGCGTATGGCATGTGCCCGGCATATCCCAAGACCGATTCCGAGGCTGACAAAGCAGCGGCCGCCCGCTATCACGCCATGAACAATGTTTTTTTTCTCGAAGCCGCAATGAAAGGAAGCTATCCGAAGGCGTTCGTGGGGGAGCCTCCATTTGACCGCATGGGGGTCAGGCCCGGAGACGAGAAGATCATGCATGCTCCGCTCGACTGGGTCGGTTTCCACTACTACACTCGGCGCATCGTCTCCGACGCGAGCCACGCGCAGACGTTCAGCGGCGGAGGTTTCAGCGGCACCGAGATTGAGGCCGATCCCGCAACAGGACGCGATCCGTACACGCGCTTCCGGGCTGAAATGCCTACTGAGGGTCCACTCACTGAATCAGGACTGGAGGTGTGGCCTCGCGGCATGTATGACCTTGTAACTCAGATCTCGCGCGAGTACGACCATCCCATCATTGAAATTACGGAGAGCGGCTGCGGCTACCTCGACGCGCCCTACGAGAAGGAAAATGGCCGAGTGCCCGATGCGCGCCGCATCGAGTGGTTCCGTCAGGAGCTTGCTGAGCTTTCGCGCGCAATTGCCGACGGAGCCCGCGTTCGCTCGTTCCATGCCTGGAGCCTGATCGACAACTTCGAGTGGGGAAACGGCCATACCGAACGCTACGGCCTTATCTACGTCGACTATCGCGATCAGAAGCGCACGATCAAGGATTCCGGGCTTTGGTACGGTCGCGTGGCGGCGACCAATCGCCTTGTTTGA